Sequence from the Mytilus galloprovincialis chromosome 10, xbMytGall1.hap1.1, whole genome shotgun sequence genome:
tagaACCAATTTTAGGATCTATGAGAATACGTACATGAAGGGTATAACTAAGCCCCTCCACTATGTCCGGGGCATAAAAGACTAGCACTGTCCAGATtcaaaaattgattgattgatagttaTTTACTTATAAACGTCAAATGACAAATGGTGCATGCTTGTTTATGACAATCTTATGGAAGAAAACAATACAAATCGAATGTTTTCATCAACAGCCCACTGTCTTTTGGGACAAGTAATATTTCATCTAGAAATACACTAAGATATTAGCTATTTCTAAAAAGTTCATAAGAAATTGGGGACAATGATATAACTATTTGCTGAAAGGTGTGCATCATTGTTACAactatacaattataaaataatattggAATGTTTATATCAGGTTCACAATCTTGTCAAAACttataaaagatatatacacaacacaacattacaaACTGAAATATACAAAACTAACAGCAACCAAACACATACAAAACACATACCAAAACACATACAAAACACATACTAAACACATACCAAAACAATAAATACTCAAAATACAAttgtatgagaaaaaaaaattaaaaaaaataatcagcactttttataaaatttagtacATTAATAGACCCATCATATAACACTACAAATCAATaacatgttgttttgttttacctGAAAACTGGATTTTGATATTGAAGGTATTTCCATAATCAACTAAAATAAGTACCCTttgattatttacattttcagaaAGACATATTGAGGCAACttcttgttttgaaaaaaaataaataaaaacttgcAGGAAaatgtgtataatgtattcaggttttttttttattgtatacagaACACTACATATATAAATTCTTACAATTATCACAAAATGctgacaataaacaaaaaacattaatgctgtattttgataaaatatatatatatatgtatttataacaatataacaaatcattaaATATTAGGTAATGCAAAATCAATACTTAATCTCTCAAAACAACTCAGTCTTTCTCTCAgtatttgttaaaacatttttacataGATTTTGTTGATAccatttgttaaaacattttttatatccAATATTGCAATAAATagattttgataatatcatatttgtttaaaaaaaaaataacttcttatataaaaataaaaagacaggaaataacaGTATTTGATatgtaatgggagataactcatactTTTTTTATATCCAATGTTGCAATAAATAGATTCTGATAATagcatttgttaaaaaaaattaaacaaaaaaaattacaacttcttatattcaaataaaaagacaggaaataaaaGTATTTGATTTGTCATAGGAGATAActcatacttttattttcaataaaaaaattgaggAACAAATAAGCTGTGTCCTCAATCAAAAATTAAATGTGTACATACAAATTCACTTGAAGACAAAAACTTCTTCATTGACATAACATCCCAAATATAAGTGTAAAATCAAAACTTAAAATCACAACCtggtttttaaacaaattataacaaatcCTTACACTTTCTATAAACGAATTGTCAAAAacatctatttttcttttttcagatatttaattatttattccaACGACCTTGATATTCTTTTCAAATATATCTACTTTACAAATCTCTGCTGtacacatacctgccaactttttaaaatctcaATGAGGGATTATAAGAACAAGAGGATCTAATGCCCCTCTTTTATGAATAAGTGTTTTTAATCTACTACTAGATAATGTTTCAAAGAGTCTGTATGTGCTAAAATACACATTAACCCATTTGAATGCCTGTTTTtgaagtagatataggaagatgtggtgtgagtgccaatgagacaactctcaatccaaataacaatttaaaaaagtaaaccattataggtcaatgtacggccttcaacaaggagcgtTTACTTTATGAaataaagaatttcaaaattCAGATCAACACCTCTCATGGGGGATATTCCCATAAATTGCGACCAGTGGCAGGTATGGCTCTACAGAGGTTATTATGATTCCCTTTGATTATCTGAGTAAAACTCGATTGTTGCATAAAACAATACCTAGCCTGAgaagcaaatttttttttggtttagcCTAATATTCAGATTTAATCATACAAAATTTTCATCAGTGTTTGTACAAATAAGAAATGAGTCCATAAGTCTTGGTTGAATCAGCTGATGATAGTCGACAGGGCTTATGTTGGTTGATTTATACTGGGAATTTATCTTCCTTAATGCTGCctgtaagaaaaacaaataaagttaagAATTACTTCAGAATTTATACAATCAGGCAAACATAACAAGGTCATATGATTCTGCCATTGCACTATTTAAttgtcacatgtggaacaggatctgcttataCTTTAGGCGGACCTAAAACAGTTTTTGGTTAGGTTCATAGTTTCTCAGtctttgtgttttgtatactctTGTTTAATTTTAGTCATTAGTTGTTTTTATtatgtcattgtcagtttgttttccaCTTATGataagtttgattgtccctttggtatcttttatatatatatcctttaaGACAATAACACTTGGTTACCTCCATGTTAAAAGGTTAATTTTGTTGGCTGGATTCAAAATCTTAGAATTGGTGACAAATCTGTGTGTGAATTTTatggtgttatacatgtatatgtagaaATCTATATATGTGAGATCAAGATATAATGTTctttaaaattgtacaaaatcaATGACAGGGCTtacttaattttgaaattattaactTACCCAAATAATTTCCGAAcaagaaattttaattttgggttttaaatgatttttgtagttgtgaaacaagaatgtgtcccaagtacacggatgccccactcgcactatcattttctatgttcagtggactgtcaAATTAGGGTAaaacctctaatttggcattaaattagaaagatcatatcatagggaacatgtgtactaagtttcaagtcgattggactttaacttcatcaaaaactaccttgaccaaaaactttaacctgaagcgtaCGAACAGACAGATAAACGGATGAAAGAACGAAtgaacaaacggacgcacagaccagaaaacataatgccctctactatcgtaatCGGGGCATAAAAATTACTTACTAAACAAGCCACGAGGACAGCTTCACTATTATTCCTCTCCTTAGCATATCTACACAGCTGTACAAGTCTGGGTATACCtgcaaaataattaaacattataaaatCAAGTTATTGTGCTATACAGTACACACAAGGAAATTCAGTCTGAAAATCACTTTTACTGTTGCGTACTTATTCACTGTGAATCATGGTGATTGGATATGACTTCTGATGACTATGCTCTGATTATTGACTTTTAGATGTATTTTCTATTGAATATTGAAAATCTGACATAAATTGTACATGTTAAAGGGCTGACTATGtagtatggtctttgctcattgttgaaggccatacagtaacctataaatgttaatttctgtgtcatgttggtctcttgtggagagttgtctcattggtaatcataccacatcttcttttttatatttacaatgcaatttaccatataattaatatttcaaaggGCATAACTCTTTGAAGATTGGCACTGATTTTGAGACATTGCTGATGATAACCTCTGATATAAGTTTAATGCACAGCTGGTATTTCTATATCCCTCTGAAAGTTTCACATGGAGAATAAAAACCATCAGTCAAaagcattcactgttaaaagtcACTAGCTAGAGTGACAGAGtgatatttgaaataatttatactttGCGTGTACTGTACATCATGAAATGTATTTTGTTTCTAACATAATAGCATGAAGCAACAGCAGATACAATTCAACATGTGAGCTTCAGGATTTTTTAGTTGGTTACATTAAATCAGAATTATTGGAGAATGTTCAttgcttatttttttatacaagtttAGTTTTTTTACACAGCTTTCAGTttaatcaggtttcactgtatctgTATAAATTCAGCTTCTTCTTCAATAGTTGTTTTAAGTCAAATTTTAATGTCTTCTTAATTGGGACACTTTTTGTTTAATGACAGATCtttcaataattttgtaaaattagtTCTTAACTTCGACAATTCACATATTGTGATTGATTTAAAACTCTTAACCACAGACCCAGGGGTCAAACAAAATttcataaacaatgaaaatttattcgcaaaaaaaaaaaaaatccattttaaatCCAGATTTTTTCTTATGTCTGTCAAagatatatatttcttttcattattttaaactatttttttttcatatctattTCTCTTAAATTACAAACCTTCAGATGTACAAATAATTTTTCCAATTTCTTCTTCTCTACACATCCTTGTCAGAGCAATAGCAGCCTTTTGTTGTACCCGTTCACAAGCTGATATCTCTGAAGCTGATTTGTAATCAGCAGGACAAATACTCAATAGTtctaaacacaaactaataccATTATTGTTTATTATACAAGGTCTACACATGTCTACTGCTACCATGTTAGCTAATACTGTCACAACCTACAAAACAAATGCAATGAGAGAACATTATAACTGGTGCATCTAATATGCATTATAAGAGGGAGAAGGGAAGAAATGGTGTGGGTGTGTGGGAACATGTAAGGCCACGCCAATTTGGTTTTTAGTTCTTCAGACAAAAGCTccaaaaacaagaggctctcaagagcctgaatcgctcaccttaattcttttggttaaatctctcatcaatgattattttggcttttcaatttatttaaatgttttttggatcgtcctattttcttcaaaagccaaaaaaaaaaatcattttctcctatgttctattttagccataggagctatgtttcttgacatacatggaaataaaatataaaatttatactagatactctgaaactcatttagcctaagtttggctgaaattgatacagcagtttcaaaggagaagactttttaaagtaagtcaacatgatgaacaaattgtgaaaaaagtctttaaagggcaataactccttaaggggtcaattgacaattttggtcaaattgacttaattgaagatcttactttgctgaacattattcctgtttacagtttatttctatctataattatattcaagataataaacaaaaacagcaaaatttccttaaaattatcaattcaggggcagcaacccaacaacaggttgtctgattcatctgaaaatttcagggcagatagaaattgacctgataaacaatattacccaacgtcagatttgctctaaatgctttggtttttgagttataagccaaaaactgcattttacccctatgttctatttttagcaatggcgaccatgtttgttgatagatcataacttcggatacaatttacaaactagataccctaaggaacattcagttaaagtttggaagtatttggcccagtagtttcagaggagaagatttttgtaaaagattactaagatttacgaaaaatggttaaaaattgactataaagggcaataactcctaaaggggtcaactgaccatttccgtcatgttgacttatttgtaaatcttactttgctgaacattattcctggttacagtttatctctatctataataatattcaagataataaccaaaaacagcaaaatttccttaaaattaccaattcaggggcagcaacccaacaacaggttgtctgattcatctgaaaatttcagggcagatagatcttgacctgataaacaatattacaccatgtcagatttgctctaaatgctttggtttttgagttataagccaaaaactgcatttgacccctatgttctatttttagcaatggcgaccatgtttgttgatagatcataatttcggatacaatttacaaactagataccctaaggaacattcaattaaagtttggaagtatttggcccagtagtttcagaggagaagatttttgtaaaagattactaagatttacgaaaaatggttaaaaattgactataaagggcaataactgctaaaggggtcaactgaccatttccgtcatgttgacttatttgtaaatcttactttgctgaacattattcctgtttacagtttatctctatctataataatattcaagataataaccaaaaacagcaaaatttccttaaaattaccaattcaggggcagcaacccaacaacgggttgtctgattcatctgaaaatttcagggcagatagatcttgacctgataaacaatattaccccatgtcagattcgggacaggtgagctaaaaatgggtcAAGCGAGCGAAATTTTTTTGATAGTATATATTTCTTGAAAATGAGTTTTGTTGAGGCGGGTGCTCTTAAAGTGGAGCAAgcggtataattttttttttaaattgtgcaatTTAGAATTGagttaaaattgtattttcatgCATCCTTAGTTCATTAATTTGGACAAAAATTCTGCATACAAGACTATAAGATATTTTGGCAGTACTTATATATCCTGGTTGGgccacaaaatttaaaaaaaattgtacccaaataattattataaatctaaagaatttaaaaaaaaattattttaaaaacttacagAAAACATACAATGCAATGCTTGTAAAAAATTAACACTTTCAAATGACTGACAAAATAATTTGCAAAGGATGAATTAGAATAAAGTCCACCATAACAATTCATTTTAATCCCAATATTTACTCGAGTACTGATTCAATATGTATATGACAACCAATATTATGTTGCTAAATTCATCCAAACATGAACACTTTACCTGATCTTTGGCAAAGACAGAATTGGCAATAGGTGTACTGCATGCTTTGATTAGTATCCTTGGAGCTTCATACTGTGCTAAAATCTCACAACCAAGACTGTCCATAAATGTGATGTTGGCAATAGCTGCAGACGACAACAGAAATATTTCATAGGATTCTGTTGTACTGGCTAAACCTACAATCAAAATAGACTTGGAAAAAAAATGCATCAAAATTAACCGTTCAAATCATTCATTaggaaatatttaaataaagaaggtaaatgaaaataatatgtgATAAATTTAGTGCATTCATAGCATTTTTCTGGATTAAATTTCATCCGACACTCCATCCAAATCATTAAATTTAGCCAAGAGTGTATAAAAACCTGAATACAAGATGTGTTTTATGACAAAATAGGACATATAGGCCAAAAagattaactttaaaaaaaatattagaatttgagTAAATCAGTTTTATATGAAGCAGACAAAATTGTTCCAAGAAAACTACAacatagatcaaaaataatgatttataaatttaaataacttcTTCTCATCAAGAAATTTCTCACTTCAAACCTTATATTGCCCAGACTAAATGATCGTATGTTGGATTTTgcttaaaaaaagcaaaaaaagcaGAAAGACTGTTTATGGTCATTACCTAATAAGGACCTGAGTAAATCTTCCATATTGTCTACTAAGTCTGACATCTGTTGGTAATTTTCCAAACAAGGGGAGGTAATCTGTGCTATGACCCCAGCCACTTCACCTCTTACTTTCTCTCCGACTGTTGTATCACATAAAATCTCAATTAAAGTTTCTACTCCTCCCTCCTGAAATAACAGTAGAAATCATTTATGGTAAATTTAAAACTCTTAGACACAAATTAATAAgtaataaaataacaaagattaGAAATTATTTGTCAgaagttctttttttaaatattgaggTATATTTTTGCACTAACAAGaacaaattcagaaaattttGATCTACCTGAAACATTTTGGAAAGCTAGTAGTGATATACAtcggagaaaaaaaataaacctgaactttaattaaaacaaagacaagaaagaatatatatatatatctattctAAATGGGTGCAAATTAGGTATTATTATGTCAAATATTTTGGAATCAATACTTTTTATTTTGAGGGTCTTCAAATAAGTTGCCTGATTatgtagtatatatataaatgatttcaGTGGTTTTGTGTTACAAACTGTATCAAAAGAatacaaaagataccaaagggacagtcaaactcagaaatctaaaataaactgacaacgccatggctaaaaatgaaaaagacaaacagacaaacagacaaacaatagtacacatgacacaacatagaaaactcaagaataaacaacacaaaccccaccaaaaactagcggtgacctcaggtgctctggaagggtaagcagatcctgctccacatgtggcacccatcgtgttgcttatgtaacaaatccggtaaatagtctaattcggtaggtcacattcatgaaagggaaagggattgtagttacgacgtaaggaacatatccgatatcatttgtgaaacggttattccataatggtcaaccaactcgtgatggcttcggtaaaatttacgaaggaatgatttcaacttcaccatttggaactcttggtttaatagcttcattgtgagcagtaaccctctatcaagaaaatcatgataggaaatgcaagcacgggaatatcgtatcaattgggaaatatatcccgtatgcaggtgctgctagaattttgctacttagaaatggaaagttcacaattggaaagctgacatcatctcttttgttgtaaagttttgttttcaaccgaccctcattgtcaatttctagatgtaagtcaagatatgaggttgacttaaatgtataaaatactgAATGATACATTCAAATTAATTTTCATGGAATTTACATAAAAATTATAGTTTCCGTCTTTTAATTGTTGGAAATGTGGTTAATCATCAGTTCAAAATGTTTTACAGATGACTCATTTCACTCTTATGATTGGGTGGGAGAAATAAATTTACCAATATCTTAccttttcaatttcaaataaacttTCAGC
This genomic interval carries:
- the LOC143049668 gene encoding protein inscuteable homolog, whose product is MLRHSKYKQSKSPAPNTMRHSLIIDPVDQWLLDIQGAVEMECMSVLQGKSILKHMDKYAINSAAIRSAINTIRNESHLISGEFSKLYKSVNSEKWKNVYPYTIQVTCHIRSLIHECNETMPNAPTYILEQQEVVMGECAKLAQLVESTAAKSDENPSRIPVVNQLTFLGQAFSRMVDLSLGHLTQKIIITLDEANEPPTLATAMRTIVTLGLEGEHMCYIIAREGGVRALLEICRTESLEFAHCQALRALATISCVAESLFEIEKEGGVETLIEILCDTTVGEKVRGEVAGVIAQITSPCLENYQQMSDLVDNMEDLLRSLLGLASTTESYEIFLLSSAAIANITFMDSLGCEILAQYEAPRILIKACSTPIANSVFAKDQVVTVLANMVAVDMCRPCIINNNGISLCLELLSICPADYKSASEISACERVQQKAAIALTRMCREEEIGKIICTSEGIPRLVQLCRYAKERNNSEAVLVACLAALRKINSQYKSTNISPVDYHQLIQPRLMDSFLICTNTDENFV